The following proteins are co-located in the Fructilactobacillus carniphilus genome:
- a CDS encoding formate--tetrahydrofolate ligase translates to MKSDIEIAQAAEPWPIEKVAAAAGFQPEEVLPYGREKAKIERKQPVDRDQFGKLVLVTSINPTPAGEGKSTVAVGLADAMQQAGQQTMLALREPSLGPVMGMKGGATGGGYSQVIPMDDINLHFTGDFHALTVAQNTLVALIDNSIYQGNPLNLDPRQIIVKRVLDVNDRDLRHIVIGLGGRTSGVPREGSFEITAASEMMAILTLSTDLADLKRRINRIVVGYTYDRQPVTVAELGVGGALATLLKDAILPNLVQTIAHTPALIHGGPFANIAQGTNSIQATQLALQKADYTVTEAGFGADLGGEKFLDVKTPLLGKHPDAIVVVATVRALKMHGGLAKDQLDHEDLDALHKGLANLSRHLHSMKRYGIPVVVAVNRFTNDTDAELQMVVDYANEHDVPAYPADVWGQGGNGAQELAAGVIAAADQPANFTPLYEPTDDVETKLNRIVTQIYGGQGVELEPKAQKQLRQLVDQGWDHLPVIVAKTQYSLTDDAKRLGAPTDFKIHIREFVPKLGAGFIVAMAGSILTMPGLPKHPAAEKIEITDDGTISGLY, encoded by the coding sequence ATGAAAAGTGATATTGAAATTGCTCAGGCAGCGGAACCATGGCCAATTGAAAAGGTGGCAGCCGCCGCTGGCTTTCAACCAGAAGAAGTGTTACCGTACGGCCGAGAAAAAGCTAAAATTGAACGAAAACAACCAGTGGATCGGGATCAATTTGGTAAGCTCGTGTTAGTGACTTCGATTAACCCGACGCCGGCTGGCGAAGGGAAGTCGACGGTGGCAGTGGGCTTGGCAGACGCCATGCAACAAGCGGGGCAGCAAACCATGTTAGCGCTCCGGGAACCATCTTTAGGTCCCGTGATGGGAATGAAGGGGGGCGCTACCGGGGGTGGTTACTCCCAAGTCATCCCAATGGACGACATTAACTTGCACTTTACGGGCGATTTTCACGCCCTAACCGTGGCCCAGAATACGTTGGTGGCCCTGATTGATAACAGCATTTACCAGGGCAATCCGTTAAATCTGGACCCCCGCCAAATCATCGTAAAACGAGTCTTAGATGTTAACGACCGGGATTTGCGCCACATCGTGATTGGACTAGGTGGTCGGACCAGTGGAGTACCTCGGGAAGGGAGCTTTGAAATAACAGCTGCTTCTGAAATGATGGCGATTTTAACCCTGTCAACTGACCTGGCGGACTTGAAACGACGAATTAACCGGATCGTGGTGGGTTATACCTATGATCGTCAACCAGTCACGGTAGCCGAGCTGGGAGTCGGGGGCGCCTTAGCGACCCTATTAAAGGACGCCATCTTACCGAACCTCGTGCAAACGATTGCGCACACCCCAGCCTTGATTCACGGGGGACCCTTTGCCAACATCGCACAGGGAACCAACTCGATTCAGGCCACGCAGTTAGCGCTGCAAAAAGCTGACTATACCGTTACGGAAGCCGGCTTCGGTGCCGACCTCGGAGGGGAAAAATTCCTGGACGTTAAGACGCCGTTACTGGGCAAGCATCCGGATGCGATCGTGGTGGTAGCCACGGTCCGAGCACTTAAAATGCACGGGGGGCTGGCGAAGGATCAACTTGATCACGAAGACCTAGATGCTTTGCACAAGGGGCTCGCTAACCTCAGCCGGCACCTCCACAGCATGAAACGCTATGGGATTCCCGTGGTGGTAGCCGTAAACCGGTTTACCAACGATACGGATGCCGAACTCCAGATGGTTGTGGATTATGCCAATGAACACGATGTTCCTGCTTACCCAGCCGATGTCTGGGGTCAAGGGGGAAATGGAGCGCAAGAATTAGCAGCAGGGGTCATTGCTGCTGCGGATCAACCGGCGAACTTCACACCGCTTTACGAACCCACGGACGACGTGGAAACCAAGTTGAACCGGATTGTCACCCAAATTTATGGGGGCCAGGGAGTTGAATTGGAACCCAAGGCGCAGAAGCAACTACGTCAGTTAGTCGACCAGGGCTGGGATCACTTGCCAGTGATTGTGGCGAAGACCCAGTACTCACTAACGGACGATGCCAAACGCTTGGGGGCACCGACCGACTTTAAGATTCACATTCGGGAGTTTGTGCCGAAACTAGGGGCCGGATTTATTGTGGCGATGGCCGGGAGCATCCTGACGATGCCCGGTTTGCCGAAACATCCGGCGGCTGAAAAGATTGAAATTACGGACGATGGAACGATTAGTGGTCTGTACTAG
- a CDS encoding phosphate/phosphite/phosphonate ABC transporter substrate-binding protein: MKVNRVLKFGLLALVLLMVGGGLSGCKKHSNAENYQPKKLVVEFNPSSNAGKMEARAKPLEKMLEQQLHIPVKVVVSTSGSSMVEALGSKTADVAFLAPTAYALGHANYGVKAILQATRYKYGPDSTEAVTNIPTNTYLGEIVVRKNGKVKNLNDLKGKKIAIQDTTSTAGYIFPAVELEEHGINIHKNGIKTFTVKGADQGVLSVYNGNADAAFVFQGARKIAAKDDPNVMKDTSVLYKTKPIPNDTISVRRDMSPKWDKKIANAFQTIAKSKKGHKIIYEIYSHQGYVPVKDSDFDIVRTYLRKVGRLDE, translated from the coding sequence ATGAAGGTCAACAGGGTATTAAAGTTCGGATTATTGGCGTTGGTCCTGCTAATGGTCGGAGGTGGACTGAGTGGTTGTAAGAAACACTCAAACGCTGAAAATTACCAACCCAAGAAGCTCGTGGTGGAATTTAATCCATCTTCCAATGCCGGTAAGATGGAGGCTCGGGCGAAACCACTGGAAAAAATGCTGGAGCAACAACTGCACATTCCCGTTAAAGTGGTAGTTTCTACCAGCGGGAGTTCGATGGTGGAAGCCTTGGGTTCTAAAACGGCCGACGTGGCCTTTTTAGCGCCCACTGCTTATGCTTTAGGCCACGCAAACTACGGAGTCAAAGCTATTTTGCAGGCCACCCGGTATAAGTACGGTCCGGATTCAACGGAAGCCGTGACTAACATCCCCACGAACACGTATTTAGGTGAGATCGTGGTCCGGAAGAATGGGAAAGTCAAGAACCTCAACGACTTGAAGGGAAAGAAGATTGCGATTCAAGATACGACTTCGACGGCGGGCTACATTTTCCCAGCGGTGGAGTTAGAGGAACATGGGATTAACATCCACAAAAACGGGATTAAAACCTTCACGGTGAAGGGAGCCGATCAAGGGGTCTTATCCGTTTACAACGGCAACGCCGATGCGGCCTTTGTTTTCCAAGGGGCGCGTAAGATTGCCGCCAAGGATGATCCGAACGTGATGAAGGATACTTCGGTTTTGTACAAAACCAAGCCAATCCCGAACGATACGATTTCCGTGCGCCGGGATATGAGTCCCAAGTGGGATAAGAAAATTGCCAATGCCTTTCAAACAATTGCTAAATCGAAAAAGGGACACAAGATTATTTACGAAATCTATAGTCACCAAGGCTACGTTCCAGTTAAAGATAGTGACTTTGACATTGTGCGAACATACCTACGCAAAGTCGGACGATTAGATGAATAA
- a CDS encoding deoxynucleoside kinase gives MIVLSGPIGAGKTSLTTLLAEHWNAPAFYESVDDNEILPLFYQNPQKYAFLLQIYFLNKRLDAIKEAKDNRYSVMDRSLFEDSLLFHLNADLGRSTKTEVETYDSLLANMLDPVSPDDYQKIPDLLIYLHVSFEIMLARIKKRGRSYEQIEHDASLYDYYRELNRRYDQWFAQYDLSPKLEIDGDQLEFVENQQAREQIFRLVDQKIAQILG, from the coding sequence ATGATTGTTTTATCGGGACCAATTGGAGCGGGCAAGACGTCGTTAACCACGCTGTTGGCGGAACATTGGAACGCACCCGCTTTTTATGAATCAGTGGATGATAACGAGATTCTGCCGTTGTTTTATCAGAATCCGCAAAAGTACGCCTTTTTGCTGCAGATCTACTTTTTAAACAAACGACTGGATGCAATTAAGGAGGCTAAAGACAACCGGTACAGTGTGATGGACCGGTCCTTATTTGAAGACTCATTGTTGTTCCATTTGAATGCGGATCTGGGACGTTCTACCAAGACGGAAGTAGAAACGTACGACTCGTTACTAGCCAACATGTTGGATCCAGTATCTCCCGATGATTACCAAAAGATTCCCGACCTTTTAATCTACCTGCACGTTTCCTTTGAAATCATGTTAGCTCGGATTAAAAAACGGGGTCGGAGTTATGAACAGATTGAGCACGATGCGAGTCTGTATGATTACTACCGGGAGCTTAACCGGCGTTACGATCAGTGGTTTGCTCAGTATGACCTGTCGCCCAAGCTAGAAATTGACGGTGATCAACTGGAATTTGTGGAAAATCAGCAAGCGCGGGAGCAAATTTTTCGTTTGGTTGATCAAAAAATTGCCCAAATTTTGGGGTAA
- the serS gene encoding serine--tRNA ligase, with protein sequence MLDIKLIRQKPDWIKEKLATRGVSPETIDQLLELDQHRRDLIVQTEQLKAERNEVSDQISQLKRNKENAEAPIKRMREVGAEIKQLDQDLEKVEAEQHDVAAHLPNIPNDQVPVSLTEEGAVELRKVGNPRQFDFTPKAHWEIGENLDILDFQRSAKVAGSRFVYYLGAGAMLERAVYNFYLDENDKAGYTEVLPPYMVNSDSMYGTGQFPKFLETKAGFEIADSDLTMIPTAEVPLVNFYRDEVIPADKLPVKFTALTPAFRSEAGSAGRDTKGLIRLHQFNKVEMVQFTKPEESWDALENITHQAESSLQKLGLPYHVITLTSSDMSFTAAMTHDLEVWMPAQNRYREISSCSNTTDFQARRAHIQYRDENGKLQYVHTLNGSGLAVGRTVAAILENYQNEDGSVTIPDALQPYMHGMKKITKQQLF encoded by the coding sequence ATGTTAGACATTAAGTTAATTCGGCAAAAACCAGATTGGATTAAGGAAAAACTGGCTACCCGGGGCGTAAGTCCAGAAACGATTGACCAATTATTGGAATTAGACCAACACCGACGGGATTTAATTGTGCAAACCGAACAGTTAAAGGCCGAACGGAATGAGGTTTCGGACCAAATTTCGCAATTAAAACGCAACAAAGAGAATGCCGAAGCTCCCATCAAACGGATGCGGGAAGTCGGTGCTGAAATCAAACAGTTGGACCAGGACTTGGAAAAGGTAGAAGCCGAACAACATGATGTAGCGGCCCACTTACCCAACATTCCGAACGACCAGGTGCCAGTTAGCTTAACTGAGGAGGGGGCCGTCGAATTACGTAAAGTTGGAAACCCCCGTCAATTTGACTTTACGCCCAAGGCTCACTGGGAAATCGGAGAAAATCTCGATATTTTGGACTTTCAACGCAGTGCCAAGGTAGCGGGGAGCCGGTTTGTTTACTACCTTGGGGCCGGAGCCATGCTAGAACGAGCCGTTTATAACTTTTACCTGGATGAAAACGATAAGGCCGGCTACACGGAAGTCTTACCACCATACATGGTAAACTCGGATTCGATGTACGGGACCGGACAATTTCCGAAGTTCTTGGAAACCAAGGCCGGCTTTGAAATCGCTGATAGTGATTTAACCATGATTCCGACGGCCGAAGTTCCCTTAGTGAACTTCTATCGTGATGAAGTGATTCCCGCAGACAAACTACCAGTGAAGTTTACGGCTTTAACCCCGGCCTTTCGTTCCGAAGCTGGAAGTGCCGGGCGGGATACCAAGGGATTAATCCGGTTGCATCAGTTTAACAAGGTCGAGATGGTGCAATTCACGAAACCTGAAGAGTCCTGGGATGCCCTGGAAAACATTACGCACCAAGCAGAAAGTTCTCTGCAAAAATTGGGCTTGCCCTACCACGTCATTACGTTAACTTCGAGTGACATGAGCTTTACGGCCGCCATGACCCACGATTTGGAAGTTTGGATGCCAGCGCAAAACCGTTATCGAGAAATTTCTAGTTGTTCGAATACCACTGATTTCCAAGCTCGCCGGGCTCACATTCAGTACCGGGATGAAAACGGGAAATTACAGTACGTCCACACTCTGAATGGTTCGGGATTAGCCGTGGGCCGGACAGTTGCTGCCATTTTGGAAAACTACCAAAACGAAGATGGTTCGGTGACAATTCCGGACGCCTTGCAACCATACATGCACGGCATGAAGAAAATTACCAAACAACAACTCTTTTAA
- the phnE gene encoding phosphonate ABC transporter, permease protein PhnE: protein MNKTKTTAFERLKWLIVAALIIIIYIWSINGIPFTGIQKSASSVSMAIFKGIIHPEWSYVYNGSGEDLVSQLVITLAIAFLGTIISAILSVPLAFLAAQTIKNFFHPRSTIGKVILTAIRAFPEVVLAILFIKMVGPGSFAGVLAIGVHSVGMLGKLFSEAIEEMDRSAETAIIAAGGTKLQTFRIATLPTILPALMSYTLYRFEISVRSASILGLVGAGGIGTPMMFALQTRDWSKTGIILLGIVVMVIVIDTCSSAIRKRLG from the coding sequence ATGAATAAAACAAAAACAACCGCATTCGAACGCTTGAAGTGGCTCATCGTAGCCGCCCTGATTATCATCATCTACATCTGGTCCATTAATGGGATTCCCTTTACCGGGATTCAAAAATCAGCCAGCAGCGTTAGCATGGCAATCTTCAAGGGGATTATCCATCCGGAGTGGTCCTACGTCTATAACGGAAGTGGAGAAGATCTGGTTTCACAACTGGTGATTACCTTGGCGATTGCCTTTTTGGGGACAATCATCTCGGCCATTCTGAGTGTGCCGTTGGCCTTCTTGGCAGCGCAAACTATCAAGAACTTCTTTCACCCGCGGTCTACGATTGGAAAAGTGATTTTAACGGCCATCCGGGCCTTCCCGGAAGTGGTCTTGGCCATTCTCTTCATTAAAATGGTAGGACCGGGGTCCTTTGCCGGAGTGCTGGCAATCGGAGTGCACTCGGTCGGGATGCTGGGGAAGCTCTTCTCCGAAGCCATCGAAGAAATGGACCGGAGTGCTGAAACGGCCATCATTGCTGCCGGAGGGACGAAACTACAAACCTTTCGGATTGCCACCCTGCCGACCATTTTGCCGGCGTTAATGTCGTACACCCTGTATCGGTTTGAAATTTCCGTTCGGTCGGCTTCTATCTTAGGTTTGGTGGGAGCCGGTGGAATCGGGACGCCGATGATGTTTGCATTGCAAACCCGGGATTGGTCCAAAACGGGGATCATTCTCTTGGGAATTGTGGTCATGGTGATTGTGATTGATACCTGTTCTTCAGCAATTAGAAAACGATTAGGTTAA
- the phnC gene encoding phosphonate ABC transporter ATP-binding protein: MAAKTVLELKHVNKVYPNGVKGLDDINFAVHEGEFVAVVGLSGAGKSTLFNSINRMIDVTDGQVLVDGEDITKVNGKQLRRMRRKIGMIFQSFNLVDRTTVQKNVLAGRTGYYSTWKTLLGIYSKEDKQQAVAQLEKVNMVKKLYRRADQLSGGQKQRVAIARTLMQNPTLVLADEPVASLDPKTSKGVMDDLYNLKKHEHITVLVNLHSMELALKYADRIIGLRDGKLVYNKPIAEANEADLRDVYEHGRDN, encoded by the coding sequence GTGGCTGCAAAAACTGTATTAGAACTCAAACACGTGAATAAGGTATACCCAAATGGGGTCAAGGGATTAGACGACATTAACTTTGCGGTCCACGAGGGTGAATTCGTGGCCGTGGTCGGATTGTCGGGAGCCGGAAAGAGTACGTTATTTAACTCGATTAACCGGATGATTGATGTGACTGACGGTCAGGTTCTGGTTGATGGCGAAGACATTACCAAGGTGAACGGGAAACAACTGCGGCGGATGCGACGGAAAATTGGAATGATTTTTCAAAGCTTTAATCTGGTCGACCGGACTACAGTGCAAAAAAACGTACTGGCCGGGCGGACCGGTTATTACTCAACCTGGAAAACCTTACTGGGAATTTACTCTAAGGAAGACAAACAACAAGCAGTGGCCCAACTGGAAAAAGTGAATATGGTCAAGAAACTATACCGGCGGGCAGACCAACTTTCTGGGGGACAAAAGCAACGGGTAGCAATTGCGCGAACCCTGATGCAGAACCCCACGTTAGTGCTGGCCGATGAACCCGTGGCTTCTTTGGACCCGAAGACCAGTAAGGGTGTGATGGACGACCTTTACAACCTTAAGAAACACGAACACATTACCGTATTAGTGAACCTGCACTCGATGGAGCTAGCGTTGAAGTACGCGGATCGGATTATCGGGCTCCGGGATGGGAAACTGGTTTACAACAAACCGATTGCCGAAGCGAACGAAGCCGACCTGCGTGATGTTTACGAACACGGGAGGGATAACTAA
- the phnE gene encoding phosphonate ABC transporter, permease protein PhnE translates to MKPEVPQQSFIRRFHVVGIAITLVIIILMYYSAIITGVDVNAFFENADQFGVVLGQMKHPDWPYLTKITGTLAQTLQMAILGTTIGTIFALPFSFLAARNIVKNPVGRWLIRLILSLIRTLPTLLLAALFVAVFGIGPMTGVITLAFFSFGMIAKLFYDIIETIDMGPVRALRATGATMLQTIRVAIIPQIAGQFMSDFMYTLEINVRSSTVLGYLGAGGIGLYLQQTLDQFDYPRTAVIILAIFAVVLVIDAISNYVRKRLQ, encoded by the coding sequence ATGAAACCGGAAGTACCGCAACAATCGTTTATCCGCCGCTTTCACGTGGTGGGGATTGCGATTACGTTGGTAATCATCATTTTGATGTATTACTCCGCCATCATTACCGGCGTGGACGTGAACGCTTTCTTTGAAAATGCCGATCAGTTTGGGGTCGTGCTGGGGCAAATGAAGCACCCGGACTGGCCGTACCTAACTAAAATCACGGGAACGTTAGCCCAGACCCTCCAAATGGCGATCTTGGGGACGACGATTGGGACGATTTTTGCCCTACCGTTTTCCTTCTTAGCCGCCCGGAACATTGTGAAAAATCCGGTGGGTCGGTGGCTGATTCGCTTGATCTTATCGTTGATTCGGACGTTACCAACCTTGCTGTTGGCCGCTTTATTCGTAGCCGTGTTTGGGATTGGACCAATGACCGGGGTGATTACCCTGGCGTTCTTCTCCTTTGGAATGATTGCTAAGTTGTTTTACGACATCATCGAAACGATTGACATGGGACCGGTGCGGGCCTTACGGGCCACTGGAGCCACCATGTTGCAAACGATTCGGGTGGCAATTATTCCCCAGATCGCTGGTCAGTTCATGAGTGATTTCATGTACACCCTAGAAATTAACGTGCGGTCCTCAACCGTGTTAGGTTACTTAGGAGCCGGGGGAATTGGTTTGTACTTACAACAAACCCTCGACCAATTCGATTACCCGCGGACGGCCGTGATTATTCTGGCAATCTTTGCCGTTGTTCTAGTCATCGACGCAATTAGTAATTACGTAAGGAAGCGACTTCAATAA